From the genome of Phytohabitans rumicis, one region includes:
- a CDS encoding type II toxin-antitoxin system VapB family antitoxin, whose translation MTKVLIDVDDDALAEASALLGTKTKKDTINTALRETANQLRRAKALARLAELGEAGAFDQLLDKTTYRA comes from the coding sequence GTGACGAAGGTACTTATCGATGTCGACGATGACGCCCTTGCAGAGGCGTCGGCACTGCTCGGCACCAAGACGAAGAAGGACACCATCAACACCGCGCTGCGCGAGACAGCCAACCAGCTGCGACGGGCAAAGGCCCTAGCTCGCCTCGCGGAGCTCGGAGAGGCCGGCGCGTTCGACCAACTGTTAGACAAGACCACATACCGCGCATGA
- a CDS encoding bifunctional polysaccharide deacetylase/glycosyltransferase family 2 protein translates to MSAKHVRLREPAAHWLLLCVFMVVLLAGLCFNGYVSHVGAEGSGPAPVPPAGGSVPAALTDGGPVLRIGTDGAVTSRSMPDRTIALTFDDGPDPQWTPKILDVLARYGAHATFFQVGSAVNEHPDIARRVLSEGHEIGAHTFTHADLTSIPAWRRGIELTLSNNAIAAATGRVPVLVRPPYSSEPDAVTGADFTALRQAAAAGHLIVLADRDTEDWRRPGVAAIIAAAQPAKGRGAVVMMHDSGGNRAQTVAALDALIPRLQAQGYRFTTVSAALGLPAAAAAPTGQRLRGHALRWAQAGSGWLARALTALMLVAVVLAALRLAIQLICARIHLRRVRRRAREPLRFLGPVTVVVPAYNESANIAATVRSLVASDYPQLEVIVVDDGSSDGTADIVERLRLPGVSVIRQANAGKPAALNTGIAHARGDILVLVDGDTVFEPDAVGRLVQPLREPDVGAVSGNTKVANRRGLLGRWQHLEYVIGFNLDRRMFDVARCMPTVPGAIGAFRRAAVVDVGGVPADTLAEDTDFTMALIRAGWRILYAPDAVAWTEAPASLRQLWRQRYRWCYGTMQATWKHRRALVQSGPAGRLGRRGLTYLLLFQVLLPLTACMVDVYGVYGVLFLPLGKVAAVWAGFTLVQVLTAGYALHLDRERFGPLWSLPLQQIVYRQLMYLVVIQSTVMALLGGRLRWHRMARTGAVASQLPSALHPRG, encoded by the coding sequence ATGTCCGCCAAACACGTACGGCTGCGGGAGCCCGCCGCCCACTGGCTGCTGCTGTGCGTCTTCATGGTGGTCCTGCTCGCCGGCCTGTGCTTCAACGGGTACGTGTCGCACGTCGGCGCGGAAGGCAGCGGCCCCGCACCGGTCCCGCCGGCGGGTGGCTCGGTGCCGGCGGCGCTGACCGACGGCGGGCCGGTCCTGCGGATCGGCACCGACGGCGCGGTCACCAGCCGGTCGATGCCGGACAGGACGATCGCGCTCACGTTCGACGACGGTCCCGATCCACAGTGGACGCCGAAGATCCTCGACGTGCTCGCCCGGTACGGCGCGCACGCCACCTTCTTCCAGGTGGGTTCGGCGGTCAACGAGCATCCGGACATCGCCCGCCGCGTGCTGTCCGAGGGGCACGAGATCGGCGCGCACACGTTCACCCACGCAGATCTGACCAGCATCCCGGCATGGCGGCGCGGGATCGAGCTGACCCTCAGCAACAACGCCATCGCCGCGGCCACCGGACGGGTGCCGGTGCTGGTGCGGCCGCCGTACTCGTCGGAGCCCGACGCGGTCACCGGCGCCGACTTCACGGCGCTGCGCCAGGCGGCCGCCGCCGGCCACCTCATCGTGCTGGCCGACCGCGACACCGAGGACTGGCGGCGCCCCGGGGTGGCCGCGATCATCGCCGCCGCCCAGCCGGCGAAGGGGCGCGGCGCCGTCGTCATGATGCACGACTCCGGCGGGAACCGCGCCCAGACCGTCGCCGCGCTGGACGCGTTGATCCCGCGGTTGCAGGCCCAGGGGTACCGCTTCACGACGGTCTCCGCGGCGTTGGGCCTGCCGGCCGCCGCGGCGGCGCCGACCGGCCAGCGGCTGCGCGGCCACGCCCTGCGTTGGGCCCAGGCGGGCAGCGGGTGGCTGGCCCGCGCGCTGACCGCGCTCATGCTCGTCGCGGTGGTGCTCGCCGCGCTGCGCCTGGCCATCCAGCTAATCTGCGCGCGGATCCACCTGCGCCGGGTACGCCGCCGCGCCCGCGAGCCGTTGCGCTTCCTCGGCCCGGTGACGGTCGTCGTGCCGGCGTACAACGAGTCGGCCAACATCGCGGCCACCGTACGGTCGCTGGTGGCCAGCGACTACCCGCAACTGGAGGTCATCGTCGTCGACGACGGCTCCTCCGACGGCACCGCGGACATCGTCGAACGCCTGCGCCTGCCCGGCGTATCCGTCATCCGCCAGGCCAACGCCGGCAAGCCGGCCGCGCTCAACACCGGGATCGCGCACGCGCGCGGCGACATCCTCGTACTGGTGGACGGCGACACCGTCTTCGAGCCGGACGCGGTGGGCCGGCTGGTGCAGCCGTTGCGCGAGCCCGACGTGGGTGCGGTGTCCGGCAACACCAAGGTGGCCAACCGGCGCGGCCTGCTCGGCCGCTGGCAGCATCTGGAGTACGTCATCGGGTTCAACCTCGACCGCCGGATGTTCGACGTGGCCCGCTGCATGCCCACCGTCCCCGGCGCGATCGGCGCCTTCCGGCGGGCCGCTGTCGTGGACGTCGGCGGCGTGCCGGCGGACACCCTCGCCGAGGACACCGACTTCACGATGGCGCTGATCCGGGCCGGCTGGCGGATCCTGTACGCGCCGGACGCGGTCGCCTGGACCGAGGCGCCCGCATCGCTGCGGCAACTGTGGCGCCAGCGCTACCGCTGGTGCTACGGCACGATGCAGGCCACCTGGAAGCACCGGCGGGCGCTGGTGCAGTCCGGTCCCGCCGGCCGGCTGGGTCGCCGCGGCCTGACGTACCTGCTGCTCTTTCAGGTCCTGCTGCCGCTGACCGCGTGCATGGTCGACGTGTACGGCGTGTACGGCGTGCTCTTCCTGCCGCTGGGCAAGGTGGCGGCGGTGTGGGCCGGGTTCACGCTCGTCCAGGTGCTCACCGCCGGGTACGCGCTGCACCTGGACCGGGAGCGTTTTGGTCCACTGTGGAGCCTGCCACTGCAGCAGATCGTGTACCGGCAACTGATGTACCTGGTCGTCATCCAGTCGACGGTGATGGCGCTGCTCGGCGGCCGGCTGCGCTGGCACCGCATGGCGCGTACCGGTGCGGTGGCGTCGCAGCTGCCCTCGGCGTTACACCCGCGCGGTTGA
- a CDS encoding PIN domain nuclease has protein sequence MTPARFLVDTSAVVRLLRDPDVRARWQPQITAGVMGMCPITELELLHSARSKADREEWLELLSATFTWIAMPDRVFSRATEVQAAMTARGTHRSAGAVDLLLAATAELSGLALVHYDHDFDEVIKVTSQPAVWVAAPGSIA, from the coding sequence ATGACCCCGGCCCGCTTCCTGGTCGACACCAGCGCCGTGGTTCGGCTACTGCGCGATCCCGACGTCCGCGCCCGGTGGCAGCCACAGATCACCGCGGGCGTTATGGGCATGTGTCCGATCACCGAACTCGAGCTTCTGCACAGCGCACGGTCCAAAGCCGACCGCGAGGAATGGCTGGAACTACTCAGCGCCACCTTCACATGGATCGCCATGCCCGACCGCGTCTTCAGCCGGGCAACCGAAGTCCAGGCCGCCATGACCGCTCGTGGCACCCACCGCTCGGCCGGTGCCGTCGATCTGCTTCTCGCCGCGACCGCCGAACTGAGTGGCCTCGCACTGGTGCACTACGACCACGATTTCGACGAAGTCATCAAGGTAACGAGCCAGCCAGCGGTATGGGTCGCCGCGCCTGGCTCCATCGCCTGA
- a CDS encoding maleylpyruvate isomerase family mycothiol-dependent enzyme, with amino-acid sequence MTADPLVLLPELDRATDRVLRSAAALDDAAVAGPSLLPGWTRGHVLTHIARNADAYVNLLRWARTGERTPAYASAEARNADIEAGAARPSAAQLDDLRTAVARFASAAAELPAPAWAVSVEKSGGRKATAAKLVWDRLREVEVHHVDLDAGYTPADWPEAFSQHLLREVVNDLDSPDLVLRPDGLGHDLVIGSASAAPVVTGPAHAIAAWLAGRSPGKDLRVTPDGPLPTLPAWM; translated from the coding sequence GTGACGGCTGATCCCCTTGTGCTCCTGCCCGAACTCGACCGCGCCACCGACCGCGTCCTGCGTTCGGCCGCCGCGCTCGACGACGCCGCCGTGGCCGGCCCCTCCCTGCTGCCCGGCTGGACCCGCGGACACGTGCTGACCCACATCGCGCGCAACGCCGACGCGTACGTCAACCTGCTGCGCTGGGCGCGGACCGGCGAGCGCACCCCCGCGTACGCCAGCGCCGAGGCCCGGAACGCCGACATCGAAGCCGGCGCCGCCCGCCCATCGGCGGCCCAGCTCGACGACCTGCGCACCGCGGTGGCCCGCTTCGCGTCGGCCGCCGCCGAGCTGCCCGCCCCGGCCTGGGCGGTCTCCGTCGAGAAGTCCGGCGGCCGTAAGGCGACCGCGGCCAAGCTCGTGTGGGACCGGCTGCGCGAGGTCGAGGTGCACCACGTGGACCTGGACGCCGGCTACACCCCGGCGGACTGGCCCGAGGCGTTCAGCCAGCACCTGCTCCGCGAGGTGGTCAACGACCTGGACTCCCCCGACCTGGTGCTGCGGCCGGACGGGCTGGGCCACGACCTGGTGATCGGCTCAGCCTCGGCCGCACCGGTCGTCACCGGCCCGGCGCACGCCATCGCTGCCTGGCTGGCCGGCCGGTCGCCGGGCAAGGACCTGCGGGTCACCCCCGACGGTCCACTCCCGACTCTCCCGGCCTGGATGTGA
- a CDS encoding bifunctional diguanylate cyclase/phosphodiesterase encodes MTGELSATALRDRVAALLDHSQGGFALARCGVESYHEITCSLGPGTGAELLSQLARRLSAQLKPGEVWARYADGTFAVVLPGAGPATVHHRLEDLVRATSGWASDAYAQVTAGAAGAAEVACAEDLFTRADLALAEASRRGPGAVALFEKHLLTAARARVRLDTDLRRAVEAGRLGVHYQPVVALRGRRTVGYEALARWLDPVRGWVSPTEFIPAAERSGLIDDVGMAVLRTALADGRKHGGRQDFWLSVNVSPLQLDDEAFARRLMAVINRFGVGPNRLRVEVTETALLESERARTQLAEVRRQGVRVLVDDFGTGYSSLASLRRLPVDGIKIARELLHDAEGGPDATVVRAVQLLAAGAGVTEVIAEGVESAAEAKALAGLAVPLAQGFHLGRPVPAQRAMRRSHTPA; translated from the coding sequence ATGACAGGTGAGCTCAGCGCGACGGCACTCCGCGACCGGGTAGCGGCGCTACTCGACCACAGTCAGGGCGGGTTCGCCCTGGCCCGCTGCGGCGTGGAGAGCTATCACGAGATCACCTGCTCGCTCGGCCCGGGGACCGGCGCCGAGCTGCTCAGCCAGCTCGCCCGGCGGCTGTCCGCCCAGCTCAAGCCCGGTGAGGTCTGGGCCAGGTACGCCGACGGCACCTTCGCCGTCGTGCTTCCCGGCGCCGGCCCAGCCACCGTGCACCACCGCCTGGAAGACCTCGTGCGCGCCACCAGCGGCTGGGCCTCCGACGCGTACGCCCAGGTCACCGCCGGTGCGGCCGGCGCCGCCGAGGTGGCCTGCGCCGAGGACCTCTTCACCCGGGCCGACCTGGCGCTCGCCGAGGCCAGCCGGCGCGGCCCCGGCGCCGTGGCGCTCTTCGAGAAGCACCTGCTCACCGCCGCCCGGGCCCGCGTACGCCTGGACACCGACCTGCGGCGCGCCGTCGAGGCGGGCCGGCTGGGCGTGCACTACCAGCCCGTCGTGGCGCTGCGCGGCCGCCGGACCGTGGGCTACGAGGCGCTGGCCCGCTGGCTCGATCCGGTGCGCGGCTGGGTCTCCCCGACCGAGTTCATCCCGGCCGCGGAGCGCTCCGGCCTGATCGACGACGTGGGCATGGCCGTGTTGCGGACCGCCCTCGCCGACGGCCGCAAGCACGGCGGCCGGCAGGACTTCTGGCTGTCCGTCAACGTCAGCCCGCTCCAGCTCGACGACGAGGCGTTCGCGCGCCGGCTGATGGCCGTGATCAACCGCTTCGGCGTCGGCCCGAACCGGCTGCGGGTCGAGGTCACCGAGACCGCCCTGCTGGAGTCGGAGCGGGCGCGCACCCAGCTCGCCGAGGTGCGCCGCCAGGGCGTCCGGGTGCTGGTCGACGACTTCGGCACCGGCTACTCGTCGCTGGCCAGCCTTCGCCGCCTCCCGGTCGACGGCATCAAGATCGCACGGGAACTCCTCCACGACGCCGAGGGCGGCCCCGACGCCACGGTCGTCCGAGCCGTACAACTGCTCGCCGCCGGCGCCGGCGTCACGGAGGTCATCGCCGAGGGCGTCGAAAGTGCCGCCGAAGCCAAGGCGCTCGCGGGTCTGGCCGTACCCCTGGCTCAAGGTTTTCACCTCGGGCGGCCGGTGCCGGCGCAGCGGGCAATGCGCCGGTCGCACACCCCCGCCTAA
- a CDS encoding serine/threonine-protein kinase, which yields MRDELSFAFRTGEVVGGRYRLERQLGRGATASVWQARDERLDRAAALKVLDPAWQTDPVALERLRREARSVASLAHHNLVGVYDVDVDNDVAYLAMELVEGDGLNRLIAMHRRLPVERAAAIAAQVCDALGAAHQAGVVHRDIKPANILVEPDGTAKVCDFGIAVLHRTATQSALTAAGMVVGSYLFMAPEQALGGPIDARTDLYAVGCVLYAMLTGAAPFNADSPLDVLDLHLEEPAVPLRAHRDDIPTALDELVRELLAKDPVDRPTSAWEVRDRLRAIAGQPEIPDVPTVVPADVPTELLPSGVPSGGRHRAGGPVTEQALSWLRHWLSGWVILLLVGAVVSLVAATAVLSSRGDEPAAVTNQPTTFVPLAPTGVAELGTPSPSPSPSAPTTPPRQVTPIERIGTLAAVVQEQADSGQLTAKAARELIRKLNQVARHVRAGNAEQAADAFGDFTDRVRELRANGTLTVAGYAALPDLDAIAASLHAI from the coding sequence ATGCGCGACGAACTGAGCTTCGCTTTCCGCACGGGTGAGGTCGTGGGCGGCCGCTACCGGCTGGAACGGCAGCTCGGACGCGGCGCGACGGCCAGCGTGTGGCAGGCCCGGGACGAGCGGCTTGATCGTGCGGCCGCGCTGAAGGTGCTCGACCCGGCCTGGCAAACCGATCCGGTGGCGCTGGAACGCCTCCGCCGGGAGGCGCGCTCCGTCGCCAGTCTCGCCCACCATAACCTCGTCGGGGTGTACGACGTGGACGTCGACAACGACGTCGCGTACCTGGCGATGGAACTGGTCGAGGGCGACGGCCTCAACCGCCTGATCGCCATGCACCGCCGGCTGCCGGTGGAGCGTGCCGCCGCGATCGCCGCCCAGGTCTGCGACGCCCTCGGCGCCGCACACCAGGCCGGGGTGGTGCACCGGGACATCAAGCCCGCCAACATCCTCGTCGAGCCCGATGGGACCGCGAAGGTGTGCGACTTCGGCATCGCGGTGCTGCACCGGACCGCCACCCAGTCCGCTCTCACCGCCGCCGGCATGGTGGTGGGCAGCTACCTGTTCATGGCGCCGGAGCAGGCCCTCGGCGGCCCGATCGACGCCCGCACCGACCTGTACGCGGTCGGCTGCGTGCTGTACGCGATGCTGACCGGCGCCGCGCCGTTCAACGCGGACAGCCCGCTGGACGTCCTCGACCTGCACCTGGAAGAGCCCGCGGTGCCGCTGCGCGCGCACCGGGACGACATCCCGACGGCGCTCGACGAACTCGTCCGCGAGCTGCTGGCCAAGGACCCCGTCGACCGGCCCACCAGCGCCTGGGAGGTCCGGGACCGGCTGCGCGCGATCGCCGGGCAGCCCGAGATCCCGGACGTGCCCACCGTTGTCCCCGCCGACGTACCCACCGAGCTCCTTCCTTCGGGCGTTCCTTCGGGCGGGCGGCACCGCGCCGGCGGGCCTGTCACCGAGCAGGCCCTGAGCTGGCTGCGGCACTGGCTGTCCGGCTGGGTGATCCTGCTGCTGGTGGGCGCCGTCGTCAGCCTCGTGGCCGCGACCGCCGTCCTGTCGAGCCGCGGCGACGAGCCGGCCGCGGTTACCAACCAGCCGACCACGTTCGTGCCCCTGGCGCCGACGGGCGTCGCCGAGCTGGGCACCCCCAGCCCGTCGCCGTCGCCGTCCGCCCCGACCACGCCGCCCCGGCAGGTGACACCGATCGAGCGGATCGGCACGCTCGCCGCCGTCGTCCAGGAGCAGGCCGACAGCGGCCAACTCACCGCCAAGGCCGCACGAGAGCTGATCAGGAAGCTCAACCAGGTCGCCCGCCACGTCCGCGCCGGAAACGCCGAGCAGGCGGCGGACGCATTCGGCGATTTCACCGATCGGGTACGCGAACTGCGCGCCAACGGCACGCTGACAGTGGCCGGCTACGCGGCGCTACCCGACCTCGACGCGATCGCCGCGTCCCTACACGCCATCTAG
- the rsgA gene encoding ribosome small subunit-dependent GTPase A, protein MTLDLASLGWDASYTMPNHDHRPGRVVRVDRGVCTVLSADGTVRASLAGAILSAAAKDPVNLPCAGDWVALRVWPDDRITIEAVLPRRTAIVRRTSGKDSVGQVLAANLDAAAVVEPMHPSPDAGRIERLLALTWESGAQPLVVLTKCDLAADPAAVVAGLAHVAPGVEVLAVSAQRGDGLAALRPFVAAGRTLALLGPSGAGKSSLVNALAGTVVMGTQAIRRADGKGRHTTTYRALIPIPGGGAVLDTPGMRAVGLLDAEEGLGRAFADVADLAAACRFADCRHDDEPGCAVRAALESGDLPPRRLESWRKLQRENAFEKRRREARLRP, encoded by the coding sequence ATGACGTTAGATCTCGCGTCCCTTGGCTGGGACGCCAGTTACACCATGCCCAATCACGACCATCGCCCCGGACGCGTCGTCCGGGTCGACCGCGGTGTCTGTACGGTGCTGTCCGCCGACGGCACCGTGCGCGCCAGCCTCGCCGGTGCCATCCTGTCGGCCGCCGCCAAGGACCCGGTCAACCTGCCCTGCGCGGGCGACTGGGTGGCGCTGCGGGTCTGGCCCGACGACCGGATCACCATCGAGGCCGTGCTGCCGCGCCGGACCGCCATCGTGCGCCGTACGTCCGGCAAGGATTCGGTGGGCCAGGTCCTCGCGGCCAACCTCGACGCCGCCGCCGTGGTCGAGCCCATGCATCCGTCGCCCGACGCCGGCCGGATCGAGCGCCTTCTGGCACTCACCTGGGAATCCGGTGCACAACCTCTCGTCGTACTCACAAAATGCGATCTCGCGGCGGATCCGGCCGCGGTCGTCGCGGGGCTGGCGCACGTCGCGCCTGGTGTGGAGGTTTTGGCCGTCAGCGCGCAGCGCGGTGACGGGCTGGCCGCGCTGCGGCCGTTCGTGGCGGCGGGGCGCACGCTGGCGCTGCTCGGGCCGTCCGGCGCGGGCAAGTCCTCGCTGGTGAACGCGCTGGCCGGCACCGTCGTAATGGGCACTCAGGCGATCCGGCGGGCGGACGGCAAGGGCCGGCATACGACCACATATCGGGCGCTAATCCCGATACCGGGCGGTGGTGCCGTCCTCGACACGCCGGGCATGCGCGCGGTCGGCCTCCTGGACGCGGAGGAGGGCCTGGGCCGGGCCTTCGCGGACGTGGCCGACCTGGCGGCGGCGTGCCGGTTCGCGGACTGCCGGCACGACGACGAGCCGGGCTGCGCGGTGCGGGCGGCGCTGGAGTCGGGCGACCTGCCGCCGCGGCGCCTGGAGAGCTGGCGCAAGCTTCAGCGGGAGAACGCGTTCGAGAAACGGCGCAGGGAGGCCCGACTGCGGCCTTAG
- a CDS encoding MBL fold metallo-hydrolase — MPYTGDVTPGGPPDVRALDALTITKMSVGPMDNNAYLLRCATTGEQLLIDAANEAPRLLSLIGDDGLSTVVTTHRHMDHWVALEEVVAASGARPVAHPADAGELPVPCDTVHDGDSVRVGACELEVIHLVGHTPGSIALLYRDPAGTAHLFTGDSLFPGGVGNTRGNAADFASLLHDVSTKLFDRLLDETWFYPGHGKDSTLGAERPSLPDWHARGW; from the coding sequence GTGCCGTACACCGGAGACGTGACGCCCGGCGGCCCGCCCGACGTACGGGCACTCGACGCGCTCACCATCACCAAGATGTCCGTCGGCCCGATGGACAACAACGCGTACCTCCTGCGCTGCGCGACCACCGGCGAGCAACTGCTCATCGACGCCGCCAACGAGGCACCCCGGCTGCTCTCGCTGATCGGCGATGATGGTCTGTCCACTGTGGTCACCACACACCGGCACATGGACCACTGGGTGGCCCTGGAAGAAGTGGTGGCCGCGTCGGGCGCCCGCCCGGTAGCACACCCCGCCGACGCCGGCGAGCTGCCCGTGCCGTGCGACACCGTCCACGATGGAGACTCCGTACGCGTCGGCGCCTGCGAGCTGGAGGTCATCCACCTGGTCGGCCACACACCCGGCTCGATCGCCCTGCTGTACCGCGACCCGGCCGGCACCGCGCACCTGTTCACCGGCGACTCCCTCTTCCCCGGCGGCGTCGGCAACACGCGCGGGAACGCCGCAGACTTCGCGTCACTCCTCCACGACGTCTCGACGAAGCTCTTCGACCGGCTCCTCGACGAGACGTGGTTCTACCCCGGCCACGGCAAGGACTCCACCCTGGGCGCCGAACGCCCGTCGCTACCGGACTGGCACGCCCGCGGCTGGTGA
- a CDS encoding ester cyclase has translation MNRLLDQWVEATQGKRTATHSIVGKDRKDAHHVVEIVEFPSYEEAMRNSNLPETNRIFEEMVALCDAPPTFTDLDVVRDEQLNKATARRFFEMASKGELARLGDLLTDDYHDHDATNEEDVRGVDGARVEIEMYRNAFRGFKFTVEDQLAEGDKVITRWTWRGTHSGEFLGIAPTKKKVEMTGMTIHRMHEGKIQEGWWNFDFLGALRQVGAVNM, from the coding sequence GTGAACCGTCTGCTCGATCAATGGGTCGAGGCGACCCAGGGCAAGCGGACGGCGACTCACTCGATCGTCGGGAAGGACCGGAAAGACGCGCACCACGTGGTCGAAATCGTCGAGTTCCCGTCGTACGAGGAGGCGATGCGCAACTCGAACCTTCCCGAGACGAACCGCATCTTCGAGGAGATGGTGGCGCTGTGCGACGCACCGCCGACGTTCACCGATCTCGACGTGGTCCGGGACGAACAGCTCAACAAGGCCACGGCCCGGCGGTTCTTCGAGATGGCCAGCAAAGGCGAGCTCGCCCGGCTCGGTGACCTGCTGACGGACGACTACCACGACCACGACGCCACCAACGAGGAGGATGTGCGCGGGGTCGACGGGGCGCGGGTGGAAATCGAGATGTACCGCAACGCGTTCCGCGGCTTCAAGTTCACAGTGGAGGATCAGCTCGCGGAGGGCGACAAGGTCATCACGCGGTGGACGTGGCGGGGCACGCACAGCGGGGAGTTCCTGGGCATCGCACCCACCAAGAAGAAGGTGGAGATGACCGGCATGACGATCCACCGGATGCACGAGGGGAAGATCCAGGAAGGCTGGTGGAACTTCGACTTCCTTGGGGCCTTGCGGCAGGTCGGCGCGGTCAACATGTAA
- a CDS encoding Fic family protein: MGRWEEAAWAPDLAAPGGRRARQGFTYRAYIPDALDADGLMFSAATAADIADAEAAIAVADHGRHLVAMETLARLLLRSESVASSRIEGLECSQRRLAEAAFAPEHAGETARQVLANIDAMRQAIETGAADRDLTIDDIKSMHELLMREDRATGRFAGEFRARQNWIGGRSDSPRDAAYIPPPPAYVEPLMRDLVAFINRDDVPTLAQAAIVHAQFETIHPFIDGNGRVGRCLIHTVLARRRLASRMLVPVSLVLAAYGDHYIEGLVDFREGRIDQWCGTFASAARLAIDGAAQFEERLATMITRWRFESDARPDSHLWRACEQTTITPVFTMVSLRDELRCSTTAATEVIERLEAIGIVTQVSLGKRNRVYLNRAVLRLLDDFERDLLSADGKPGRLRTSARAKTSVPAAVLPSIEHAVLESFPVGTDAPPATGTIARISGYRPDQIRLVLEKFAAEGLLERVDTQGWALTPKGRQLRAMIRTNEDL, encoded by the coding sequence GTGGGTCGCTGGGAAGAGGCTGCCTGGGCGCCCGATCTGGCCGCGCCGGGAGGGCGTCGCGCCCGCCAGGGCTTCACGTATCGCGCATACATCCCCGATGCCCTTGACGCAGACGGCCTGATGTTCAGCGCGGCGACGGCCGCGGACATCGCGGACGCGGAGGCCGCTATCGCGGTGGCCGATCACGGCCGCCATCTGGTGGCCATGGAGACCCTCGCTCGGCTGCTCCTGCGCAGCGAGTCGGTGGCGTCCAGCCGCATCGAAGGGCTGGAGTGCAGCCAGCGCAGGCTCGCCGAGGCCGCCTTCGCTCCCGAGCACGCCGGTGAGACGGCCCGCCAGGTGCTGGCCAACATCGACGCCATGCGGCAGGCGATCGAAACAGGAGCCGCCGACCGCGATCTCACGATCGACGACATCAAGAGCATGCACGAGCTCCTGATGCGGGAGGATCGCGCGACGGGACGGTTCGCCGGCGAGTTCCGCGCTCGGCAGAACTGGATCGGCGGACGGAGCGATAGCCCGCGCGACGCGGCCTACATCCCGCCGCCACCCGCGTACGTCGAGCCGCTCATGCGCGACCTGGTCGCCTTCATCAATCGTGACGACGTGCCCACCCTTGCCCAGGCCGCGATCGTGCACGCCCAGTTCGAGACGATCCACCCGTTCATCGACGGAAACGGTCGGGTCGGGCGCTGCCTGATCCACACCGTACTGGCACGCCGGCGGCTGGCATCCCGGATGCTCGTGCCGGTCAGCCTCGTCCTCGCGGCTTACGGAGACCACTACATCGAAGGGCTGGTCGACTTCCGGGAGGGCCGGATCGACCAGTGGTGTGGCACGTTCGCCTCAGCAGCCCGGCTCGCGATCGACGGCGCCGCGCAGTTCGAGGAGCGGCTGGCCACCATGATCACGCGCTGGCGGTTCGAGTCAGACGCACGGCCCGACTCGCACCTCTGGCGGGCGTGCGAGCAGACCACCATCACGCCGGTGTTCACCATGGTGTCCCTGCGCGACGAGCTCCGATGCTCGACTACAGCCGCCACCGAGGTCATCGAACGGTTGGAAGCGATCGGCATCGTCACGCAGGTCAGCCTGGGCAAGCGCAACCGCGTGTACCTGAACAGAGCGGTGCTCCGGTTGCTCGACGACTTCGAGCGGGATCTGCTCAGTGCCGACGGGAAGCCCGGCCGGCTGCGGACCTCGGCCCGTGCCAAGACATCGGTCCCGGCCGCGGTGCTGCCATCCATCGAGCACGCGGTGCTGGAGTCCTTTCCAGTGGGTACCGATGCGCCACCGGCCACCGGCACCATCGCGCGGATCTCCGGCTACCGCCCTGACCAGATCCGCCTGGTTCTAGAGAAGTTCGCCGCCGAGGGTCTGTTGGAGCGGGTCGACACACAGGGATGGGCCTTGACGCCAAAAGGTCGCCAGCTCCGCGCAATGATCCGGACGAACGAGGACCTCTAG
- a CDS encoding RNA polymerase sigma factor has translation MHLNDEELASALTAAIQGDSAAFAVLWRALQPALLRYLRVIVGEAAEDVASETWLQAARDLRRFSGPPHVFRVWLFTIARNRAIDERRRARRRPEEPRDLSDRDVFAVQPDIAHDVIQRSETDWALAVIASLPKDQAEAVTLRVVAGLDVAQTAKVLGKRPGAVRIAAMRGLRRLAEHAEVRARRDAARPSLGLNSPRPEGV, from the coding sequence ATGCATCTGAACGACGAGGAACTCGCGAGTGCCCTGACCGCCGCCATCCAGGGCGACTCCGCGGCCTTCGCCGTACTCTGGCGAGCCCTGCAACCGGCCCTGCTGCGGTATCTGCGGGTGATCGTAGGCGAGGCCGCCGAGGATGTGGCCTCCGAAACCTGGCTGCAGGCGGCCCGCGACCTGCGCCGCTTCTCCGGCCCGCCACACGTGTTCCGGGTGTGGCTCTTCACGATCGCCCGGAACCGCGCCATCGACGAGCGGCGGCGCGCCCGGCGCCGGCCGGAGGAGCCGCGCGACCTGTCCGACCGGGATGTGTTCGCCGTCCAGCCGGACATCGCCCACGACGTGATCCAACGGTCCGAGACCGACTGGGCACTCGCCGTCATCGCCTCGCTGCCCAAGGACCAGGCCGAGGCGGTGACGCTGCGCGTGGTGGCGGGGCTGGATGTGGCGCAGACCGCGAAGGTGCTCGGCAAGCGGCCGGGGGCGGTGCGCATCGCCGCGATGCGCGGCCTGCGGCGGCTGGCCGAGCACGCCGAGGTGCGGGCCCGCCGGGACGCGGCCCGGCCGTCGCTGGGCCTGAACTCCCCGCGCCCGGAGGGGGTGTAA